From the Lampris incognitus isolate fLamInc1 chromosome 10, fLamInc1.hap2, whole genome shotgun sequence genome, one window contains:
- the LOC130119928 gene encoding RNA-binding protein with serine-rich domain 1-like has translation MGPSTTKRKEEEKSKDRGKERTTAKERGDERGREKGRRQLRTSTGSSRSRSSSTLSSSSGSSSDSSSGSSSSRSSHSGSPSSRSSSSSSSSGSSNPSFRRHDNRRSSHSASKTQRRGDDNEPMKRSRSPKPTKVHLGRLTRNVTKDHIQEIFAIYGNIKMIYMPMDRHHPHLSRGYAYVEFESPKEAQNALKHMDRGQIDGQEITASAVLTPRTRPPPHRPSPPRRMPARPPMWRRTPPRMRRRSRSPRRRSPERRRFHSRSPGRRRPRSRSSSNSSR, from the exons AT GGGACCATCAACCACAAAGAGGAAGGAGGAAGAAAAATCTAAAGACCGAGGCAAGGAAAGGACTACTGCTAAGGAAAGAGGAgacgagagaggaagggagaaggGGAGGAGACAACTCCGTACTTCTACTGGTAGCAGCAG GTCCAGGTCTAGTTCTACCTTAAGCAGCAGCTCTGGCTCCAGCTCAGATTCCTCAAGCGGATCAAGTTCCTCCAGGTCCAGCCACTCTGGTTCTCCCAGCTcccgctcctcatcctcctccagcTCTTCTGGATCTTCGAACCCTTCTTTCAGACGCCATGACAATCGCCGCAGTTCCCACTCAGC GTCCAAAacacagaggagaggagatgataaCGAGCCAATGAAAAGGAGCCGAAGCCCCAAACCAACTAAAGTGCACTTGGGGCGACTGACCAGGAATGTAACCAAG GATCACATCCAGGAGATCTTTGCCATCTATGGGAACATCAAGATGATATATATGCCAATGGACAGACACCACCCACACCTGTCAAGGGGTTATGCTTATGTGGAGTTTGAGTCCCCAAAAGAAGCACAGAATGCCCTCAAACACATGGATAGGG GTCAGATTGATGGGCAAGAAATAACCGCGTCTGCTGTACTGACTCCAAGAACCCGTCCTCCACCTCACAGACCTTCACCCCCACGAAGAATGCCTGCACGTCCTCCAATGTGGCGTCGCACCCCTCCTCGCATGAGGAGAAG GTCCAGGTCACCCAGGAGGCGGTCCCCAGAACGCCGTCGCTTTCACTCCAGATCTCCCGGCCGCAGACGTCCCCGCTCTCGCTCCAGCTCCAACTCCTCTCGGTAG